A region of Salirhabdus salicampi DNA encodes the following proteins:
- a CDS encoding class I SAM-dependent methyltransferase — protein MGREFIDLFNDWSQSYDETVSGTNIEYKEVFRHYDKILNEVAKRVKGHIIEFGAGTGNLTKLLQEQQCEVIGIEPSPKMREIALKKVPNVQILDGDFLNFPIDKTIHAFVSSYAFHHLTNDEKNVAIKTYSDLLQSGGKVVFADTVFRDDAEKQRFIENAEREQFLNLAYDLKTEYYTTIDVLETIFLRHGFTVQFKQMNDFVWIIEAIKK, from the coding sequence ATGGGAAGAGAATTTATTGACTTGTTCAATGATTGGTCACAATCATATGATGAAACCGTTAGTGGAACGAATATAGAGTATAAGGAAGTATTTCGGCATTATGATAAAATCTTAAACGAGGTTGCAAAACGTGTAAAAGGACATATTATCGAATTTGGAGCAGGAACAGGTAATTTAACGAAGTTGTTGCAAGAGCAACAGTGCGAAGTAATTGGAATTGAACCATCCCCTAAAATGAGGGAAATTGCCTTGAAAAAGGTGCCAAATGTGCAAATCTTAGATGGAGATTTTCTCAATTTTCCTATTGATAAAACGATTCATGCATTTGTAAGCTCTTATGCTTTTCATCATTTAACAAATGACGAGAAAAATGTAGCAATCAAAACATATTCAGATTTATTACAATCCGGGGGAAAAGTGGTATTTGCAGATACGGTCTTTCGAGATGACGCGGAAAAACAAAGATTTATTGAAAATGCAGAACGTGAACAGTTTCTGAACTTAGCATATGACTTAAAAACGGAATATTACACAACAATAGATGTATTAGAAACAATTTTTCTTCGTCATGGATTTACGGTACAATTTAAGCAAATGAATGATTTTGTTTGGATTATAGAAGCAATAAAAAAGTAA
- a CDS encoding S-ribosylhomocysteine lyase, whose product MEKMNVESFNLDHTKVKAPYVRLAGKTEGAQGDVIYKYDIRFCQPNKEHMDMPGLHSLEHMMAEFSRNHHDRVVDISPMGCQTGFYLALINDDNYERVLDVLEKTLRDVLEATEVPACNEVQCGWAASHSLDGAKEIAKNMLAKKDEWTEVFA is encoded by the coding sequence ATGGAAAAAATGAACGTTGAAAGTTTTAACCTAGATCATACGAAAGTAAAGGCACCTTATGTCCGTTTAGCGGGAAAAACTGAAGGCGCTCAAGGTGATGTCATTTATAAATATGACATTCGTTTTTGCCAACCGAATAAAGAACATATGGATATGCCTGGTTTACATTCGTTAGAGCATATGATGGCAGAATTCAGCCGAAATCATCACGACCGTGTTGTTGACATTAGCCCAATGGGATGTCAAACAGGTTTCTATTTAGCTTTAATAAATGATGACAACTATGAGCGAGTTTTAGACGTTTTGGAGAAGACTCTACGTGATGTATTAGAGGCAACTGAAGTGCCGGCCTGTAATGAAGTTCAGTGTGGTTGGGCAGCAAGTCATAGCTTAGATGGCGCAAAAGAAATCGCGAAGAATATGTTAGCGAAAAAGGATGAGTGGACAGAAGTCTTCGCATAA
- a CDS encoding PLP-dependent cysteine synthase family protein, with translation MNFVRDVKQLIGKTPLIEIHQFDLPNDVRIFAKLEYFNPGGSVKDRLGKKLIEDAEKTGQLKPGGTIIEPTAGNTGIGLALAAVGTNYKVVFVTPEKFSVEKQSLMRALGATVVNTPTELGMKGAIERAKELLKHTPDSYCPQQFDNFSNPNTYYESLGPEIYEDLEGQIDVFVAGAGTGGTFMGTARYLKEKNADVKTIIVEPEGSILNGGEPGPHDTEGIGMEFLPRYMNTSYFDAVHTITDKDAFERVKELSQKVGLLVGSSSGSAFEACLREAKQAKPGTNIVTVFPDSSERYLSTNIYEKYNT, from the coding sequence ATGAATTTTGTGAGAGATGTAAAACAATTAATTGGTAAAACCCCATTAATTGAAATCCATCAATTTGATCTCCCGAATGATGTTCGTATATTCGCTAAGTTAGAGTATTTTAATCCAGGCGGTAGTGTAAAGGACCGGTTAGGAAAAAAGCTTATTGAAGATGCGGAAAAAACTGGTCAATTAAAGCCAGGAGGAACCATTATTGAGCCAACTGCAGGGAATACGGGGATAGGTTTAGCTCTCGCAGCTGTAGGAACGAATTATAAAGTTGTTTTTGTAACACCTGAAAAGTTTAGTGTTGAGAAACAATCATTAATGCGAGCACTTGGGGCAACTGTTGTGAATACACCTACGGAGTTAGGAATGAAAGGGGCAATTGAAAGGGCGAAGGAATTATTAAAACATACGCCTGACTCTTATTGCCCGCAACAATTTGATAACTTTTCGAATCCAAATACTTACTATGAATCATTAGGGCCAGAAATATATGAAGATTTAGAAGGGCAAATTGATGTGTTTGTAGCAGGGGCAGGAACTGGTGGTACATTTATGGGGACCGCTCGTTATTTAAAGGAGAAAAATGCCGATGTGAAAACCATCATTGTCGAGCCAGAAGGTTCAATATTAAATGGGGGAGAACCAGGTCCTCACGATACCGAGGGAATTGGGATGGAGTTTCTTCCTAGATATATGAATACGTCATACTTTGATGCTGTTCACACCATCACCGATAAAGATGCCTTTGAAAGGGTCAAAGAGCTTTCACAAAAGGTTGGATTACTTGTTGGTAGTTCTTCTGGATCAGCTTTTGAAGCCTGTTTGAGAGAAGCAAAG
- a CDS encoding AAA family ATPase: MSIQQLPKEILASIEEKKKTDHTFEHLYTSGGYLESNELLDHTVISLYLGKNILLKGPTGSGKTKLAETLASTFHTPMHSINCSVDLDAESLLGFKTIQQKDGFSSIEFVEGPVIQAMKNGHILYIDEINMARPETLPILNGVLDYRRTITNPFTNEVVKAHPDFRVIAAINEGYIGTTPLNEALKNRFVMFQVSYLTGEKLKQVIQSQTKLESAQLIQSMVQLAEDLIGEAKKGKLSEEAASTRALLDACDLALYVSPLTAITHAIAEKLDDEREKMLVLNLAETYFKG, from the coding sequence ATGAGTATTCAACAGTTACCAAAAGAAATATTAGCGTCCATTGAAGAAAAGAAAAAAACGGATCATACTTTTGAGCATTTATATACGAGTGGAGGCTATTTAGAGTCTAACGAATTATTAGATCATACGGTTATATCCCTTTATTTAGGTAAAAACATTCTATTAAAAGGACCTACCGGAAGCGGGAAAACGAAGCTTGCAGAAACGTTAGCTTCAACATTTCATACACCAATGCACAGTATTAATTGTTCTGTAGATTTAGATGCAGAAAGCTTGCTTGGCTTCAAAACTATCCAACAAAAGGATGGCTTTTCATCTATTGAATTTGTTGAAGGGCCTGTGATTCAAGCAATGAAGAATGGCCACATCTTATATATTGATGAAATTAACATGGCAAGACCAGAAACTTTGCCAATTTTAAATGGAGTATTAGATTATCGTAGAACGATTACGAATCCTTTCACAAATGAAGTAGTGAAAGCTCATCCCGATTTCCGTGTAATAGCGGCGATAAACGAAGGATATATTGGTACTACGCCACTCAATGAAGCTTTAAAAAACCGTTTTGTTATGTTTCAAGTGTCCTATTTAACAGGAGAGAAATTAAAGCAAGTGATTCAAAGTCAAACAAAGTTAGAAAGTGCACAACTTATACAGTCTATGGTACAACTGGCTGAAGATTTAATTGGGGAAGCGAAAAAAGGAAAACTCTCTGAGGAGGCGGCCTCTACAAGAGCATTATTGGATGCTTGTGATTTGGCTTTATATGTATCTCCTTTAACCGCGATTACCCATGCTATAGCAGAGAAATTAGATGATGAGCGGGAAAAAATGCTTGTTTTAAATCTTGCGGAAACGTATTTTAAGGGTTGA